The Caloranaerobacter sp. TR13 sequence ACTTTAAACATTATTTTTGATAATAATTTATGCATCTCATCCCCCCACTCACCTTTCATTTTTGAACTTATTACTAAAATATATTAATTGATAATTGGAAAATATAACTTAATATAATTTAGATAAACATTATGTTATAATAGTATAAAAATACGACTTTGTGTCTTTTAGTCGACATGGGACATAAATTCAATGGGCATTTGGTACTAGTCACTAAATACTCGATGTTTATTTTCGGATGATTGATAGTCAATAGCCAATAGTTAAAAATAATAGACTAACGACTAATGACTATTGATTAAAACTGTCTGTGCCCTGTTATCTGTCAACTGGTAACTTAATTTGACAAATATCAAATAGTAAATAACTAATAGCTTTAAACTCTTTCCTATTGATTATAAAACTAATTTTTTGGTAGGTGAGTATATTGTCTTTCTATAAAGAAATTACTGATATAGACTTAGGGGATACCCCAATTGAAAATATTTTTATCAACGACTTTATGCCAATGGCTAATGGAACCTATGTCAAAGTGTATTTATTAGGATATAAATATGCTAATGATAAAGACACTAATATTGAAGTTACTAATGAAACTATCGCAAAACATCTGAATATTCCTTTATCAGATGTGCTAAAAGCTTGGGACTTTTGGGAAGAAAAAGGTATAATTAAAAAACATCCTAAAGAAGATGATCAATATAACTATATTGTTGAGTTTTTAAACTTAAAACAGCTATATATTAATAACAACTACAAACCAATAACATCTAAAACTATTAAGCATACTGAAAACACATACTATTCTTGTTCCGTAGACGATTTAATTGAAGCAAATAAAAACACTACAATTCAAGATATGTTCTATTCAATAAATCAAATAATCAGACGCCCTCTGGTACCTAATGAAAAGAAAAAAATCCTTGAATGGATATATAACTATAATATGGATCCTCAAATAGTTGTTAAAGCCTTCTTTTATTCCGTAGAAAGAAGAAACAAAAAAAATGTTAATTACGTAGAAGGAATAATAAGAAACTGGTATGATATGAATATTACTAATTTAAAAGCATTAGAACAGTATTTAGAAACTAAAGATAAAAGATTCAAAATCTACGAAAGAGTCATGAAAGCTTTAGGCTTTAATTTTAGACCACCTAGCGAAGCAGAAAGAAAAGTAATAGACAAATGGTTTGATGAATGGAAATTCGATTTAGATATTGTATTAAAAGCATGTGAAAATACTAAAAAAACATCAAATCCAAGTATAAATTATATAGATGGCATACTTTCATCTTGGTACAGTAAAGGAATTAAAAATGTTAATGAAATTGAAGAAAAGGACAAGCCAAAAACTAATCAAAAATCTGCAAATCAAAATAAAGTTAAAACTAAATTCCATAATTTTGAACAGAGAACTTCTAAATATACTTCAGATGAACTAGACAAGATCGTAAGAAAAATTTTCGAAGAAAAAACTCATAAGAAAAATACTTAATTTCCCTATTTGAGGAGGGTATTCATGAATAATAGTATGATTAATGAAATTTTAAGAGAGTACGAAAAGAAAAGAGATAAAGCATTATATGAACAAAGACTAAGACAAAATGAAGTTTATTCAAAAATTCCTAGATTAAAAGAAATAGATAAATTAATATCCAAAACAGGTCTAATGATTTCTAAAGCAATTATAAACAATCCTCAGAATTATAACGATAAAATAGAAGAAATAAAAAACAAACTAGAAGAATTAAAACGAGAGAAAGCTATATTACTTACTGAAAATAATATCCCTCTAGAATATATGGATATTAATTATGAATGTAACAAATGTAATGACACAGGGTTTCTAAAAAACGGAAGTAAGTGTTCTTGTTTTAAACAAGCTCTTATCAATAGAGCTTACAAAATGTCTAATCTTGAACATATTCTCTATAAAGAGAACTTCCAAACTTTTAATATTAACATTTTCAGCAATAAACCTTTTGAAAATGAAAAAGTAACACCAAGAGAAAATATGCAAAACATATTAAGTATATGTGAAGGATTTGTATTTAATTTTGATGAAGATAACGAAGAAAATCTACTATTTTATGGAACGACTGGATTAGGCAAAACTTTCATGTGTAATTGTATTGCTAAAGCTCTATTAGATAAAGGAAAAATAGTAATATATCAAACAG is a genomic window containing:
- a CDS encoding DnaD domain-containing protein encodes the protein MSFYKEITDIDLGDTPIENIFINDFMPMANGTYVKVYLLGYKYANDKDTNIEVTNETIAKHLNIPLSDVLKAWDFWEEKGIIKKHPKEDDQYNYIVEFLNLKQLYINNNYKPITSKTIKHTENTYYSCSVDDLIEANKNTTIQDMFYSINQIIRRPLVPNEKKKILEWIYNYNMDPQIVVKAFFYSVERRNKKNVNYVEGIIRNWYDMNITNLKALEQYLETKDKRFKIYERVMKALGFNFRPPSEAERKVIDKWFDEWKFDLDIVLKACENTKKTSNPSINYIDGILSSWYSKGIKNVNEIEEKDKPKTNQKSANQNKVKTKFHNFEQRTSKYTSDELDKIVRKIFEEKTHKKNT
- a CDS encoding ATP-binding protein, translated to MNNSMINEILREYEKKRDKALYEQRLRQNEVYSKIPRLKEIDKLISKTGLMISKAIINNPQNYNDKIEEIKNKLEELKREKAILLTENNIPLEYMDINYECNKCNDTGFLKNGSKCSCFKQALINRAYKMSNLEHILYKENFQTFNINIFSNKPFENEKVTPRENMQNILSICEGFVFNFDEDNEENLLFYGTTGLGKTFMCNCIAKALLDKGKIVIYQTAFKILEIIEEYRFRRNSNKDEYKLDYELLFDADLLIIDDLGTELVNTFTNTEIFNIVNSRLIKGNKTIISTNLSPIEISNTYTDRIFSRILNKFTPIRFFGPDLRWEV